The Anastrepha ludens isolate Willacy chromosome 2, idAnaLude1.1, whole genome shotgun sequence genome contains a region encoding:
- the LOC128856050 gene encoding V-type proton ATPase 116 kDa subunit a1-like — protein MGSIFRSEKMTLCQIFLAPETAYNNMADLGEIGCVQFRDLNEDVTAFQRKFVTEVRRCDEMERQIRFITRELEADGIKMKDIYDDIPGAPNPREVAELEAHLEKSECEIREMSENDINLKSNLQELTELCEVIKKTQIFFTEQTVINMEEHANSGTFTGEQRGRLGFVAGVLPRQRVYAFERMLWRISRGNILVKHADIEEPLQDPRTGNMIYKTAFVVFYQGEQLNTRIKKVCTGFHASLYPCPNIHEEREDMLKGVQTRLDDLKVVLKQTEDQRNCILAGIAKHLPIWSIEITKMKAIYHTLNYFNMDVTGKCLIGECWVPTLDLELVQQTLAKSSVGVSSMSSFLTVLETKKTPPTFYRTNKFTRGFQNLIDAYGMAVYREVNPALYTCISFPFLFAVMFGDLGHGFIMFLIGFWMVIDEQRLLRKKGGEIWRIMFGGRYIIMLLGLFSMYTGFTYNDTFSKSLNVFGSKWRIHYNSSTVLANTYLTLNPSVATIGTYPWGMDPIWQLAENKIIFYNSYKMKLSIIFGVLHMVFGVCLSVENMVYFKKKAYILLEFLPQVLFLILLFGYMSFMMFYKWVQYSATTDYEPNSAGCAPSVLIYFINMILFKASSQLSGCDMYMFDSQVTVERVFWIVALFCIPWLLIGKPLYIQCERLFKAKSKSKEPYVEKIEIQEGDIVIEATLTDPLPHAHHEGEDEEEEEPMSEIWIHQGIHTIEYILSTISHTASYLRLWALSLAHAELSYVLWLMVMQKGLHFKGYPGAIGVYIIFWAWALLTIAIMIFMEGLSAFLHTLRLHWVEFMSKFYAGTGYPFLPFSFKAILEATDED, from the exons ATGGGTAGCATCTTTCGCAGCGAAAAGATGACTTTATGTCAAATCTTCCTGGCACCGGAAACGGCCTACAATAACATGGCTGATTTGGGTGAAATCGGTTGCGTACAATTTCGTGAT CTAAATGAGGACGTTACTGCGTTTCAGCGTAAATTTGTGACTGAGGTGCGTCGCTGCGATGAAATGGAACGTCAAATCCGTTTTATAACTAGGGAACTGGAAGCGGATGGAATTAAAATGAAAGATATCTATGACGATATACCTGGTGCCCCGAATCCGCGTGAGGTAGCCGAGTTGGAGGCCCATTTGGAGAAATCCGAATGCGAAATACGTGAGATGTCGGAGAATGACATTAATTTGAAGTCCAATTTGCAGGAACTCACGGAACTTTGTGAAGTGATCAAAAAGACTCAAATATTTTTCACCGAACAAACAGTAATTAATATGGAAGAACACGCGAACAGTGGCACTTTTACCGGGGAGCAGCGTGGTCGTTTGGGCTTCGTAGCTGGTGTGCTTCCACGTCAACGTGTGTACGCCTTCGAGCGCATGTTGTGGCGTATTTCTCGTGGCAACATTTTAGTGAAACATGCTGATATCGAAGAGCCACTGCAGGACCCGCGCACGGGCAATATGATTTATAAGACGGCATTTGTGGTATTCTATCAGGGCGAGCAACTGAATACTCGTATTAAAAAGGTATGTACCGGCTTCCATGCTTCGCTATATCCTTGCCCGAACATTCATGAGGAACGCGAGGACATGCTGAAGGGAGTGCAAACACGTTTGGATGATCTGAAGGTGGTGCTAAAGCAGACAGAGGATCAACGTAATTGTATATTGGCGGGTATAGCCAAGCATCTGCCTATTTGGTCTATTGAGATTACAAAAATGAAGGCCATCTACCATACACTGAACTATTTTAATATGGATGTGACGGGCAAATGTTTGATTGGCGAGTGTTGGGTTCCGACTTTGGATCTGGAATTGGTGCAACAAACTCTTGCAAAAAGTTCGGTTGGTGTTAGCAGTATGAGCTCATTTTTAACAGTACTGGAAACAAAGAAGACCCCACCCACTTTTTATCGTACCAATAAATTCACACGTGGCTTCCAAAATTTGATTGATGCGTACGGCATGGCCGTTTATCGCGAAGTCAATCCTGCTCTTTATACTTGCATAAGTTTCCCTTTTCTTTTTGCGGTCATGTTTGGAGATTTGGGGCACGGCTTTATTATGTTCTTGATTGGCTTCTGGATGGTAATCGATGAACAACGATTGCTCCGAAAGAAGGGTGGTGAAATCTGGCGCATCATGTTTGGCGGCCGCTATATTATCATGCTCCTCGGTCTTTTCTCCATGTACACCGGCTTCACCTATAATGACACCTTTTCAAAATCGTTGAATGTATTTGGCTCAAAATGGCGTATACATTACAATTCTTCTACTGTGCTGGCTAATACTTACCTGACACTCAATCCCAGTGTAGCTACTATTGGCACCTATCCATGGGGTATGGATCCCATTTGGCAGCTGGCggaaaacaaaatcattttctATAACTCCTACAAAATGAAACTGTCCATAATTTTCGGTGTTTTGCATATGGTTTTCGGAGTGTGTTTGTCCGTGGAGAATAtggtatatttcaaaaaaaaagcttaTATCCTGCTGGAGTTCCTTCCTCAAGTCCTCTTCCTAATTCTGTTGTTCGGATATATGTCGTTCATGATGTTCTACAAATGGGTGCAATATTCTGCGACCACCGATTATGAGCCGAATTCGGCAGGTTGCGCTCCTTCGGTTCTAATATACTTTATTAACATGATTCTGTTCAAGGCATCCTCACAATTATCTGGTTGTGACATGTATATGTTCGATAGCCAGGTAACAGTGGAGCGAGTTTTCTGGATTGTCGCATTGTTCTGCATCCCATGGCTACTGATTGGCAAACCACTGTACATTCAATGCGAACGGTTATTTAAG GCAAAGTCAAAATCTAAGGAGCCCTATGTAGAAAAGATAGAGATTCAAGAAGGCGACATTGTTATTGAAGCAACTCTCACTGATCCTCTACCGCATGCTCATCACGAGGGCGAagatgaggaggaggaggaACCAATGAGTGAAATTTGGATCCATCAGGGCATTCATACAATTGAATATATCCTCAGTACCATCTCGCATACAGCGTCGTATCTGCGTTTGTGGGCCCTGTCTTTGGCGCACGCGG AATTATCTTATGTTCTATGGCTTATGGTGATGCAGAAAGGTCTCCATTTCAAGGGCTATCCTGGTGCTATTGGTGTGTACATCATCTTCTGGGCTTGGGCTTTATTAACCATAGCCATTATGATATTTATGGAAGGTCTCTCTGCTTTTCTGCATACTCTGCGTTTGCATTG GGTTGAATTCATGTCTAAATTCTACGCCGGAACTGGGTatccttttctgccattcagCTTTAAGGCCATCTTAGAAGCTACCGATGAGGATTAA
- the LOC128856051 gene encoding uncharacterized protein LOC128856051, translating to MTFPKTPISGVISLIITIIVSSVYAEVFVQVNLNRPLNDVNEKFVSFTVEPADLYRALDGPNRKSLTHMATLLGSSYIKFASDYNFIPDTETKYRNPTKTIWKGFNRWTSAVNWTMIIPMPYNDGEWDPMESLRILNSSYLTGITDCIWQLGTEFGPSVTEYLNDLNTLNLMVDSFNPYVDDWEVTGAEIPLGSTSDEVKRYIESSKDFSAAFNWLQPADPSTSNPLIGSAYEHDRILRAMFSEKVPVWLNFTPKDRAKNSKQRSSTPSIISKTNAEIITDALRWAQTLGEAASSGFDAVFRRTDQDDLEYSSPSFFVTMLFKKVMGSRVFPARPFAIFLRTNKLYTHCANSISGGVAFMIVNHDDDSKQVSVRSNSKLPGEEYWQYILTFKKNNAYLNSEKLTINSTLEPQVKTRSPNKAMQLNAPAKSVGFWVLPNAELEHCQFTEIDVDDLEQDQESAEDEVNVMKRHISSSDKLLQQLIHETALLHSASMKHDHRRRRYATFSNRARHIVLEDKGEHTQTLTKLFEPLSLEEKTPKKREEVLEYRRLTALKWIKDLLDTALKDREDLLSLKRNTRSTDDYFGAIFGANGGRKKAPVVKKIIEIRKPEKKSTKPSYDPEHFDEEEFFKKMGSESEPESARVPEGDVHLRHITNVDGEDLNNSDERGKRKAEAKKIHRTNGKETRNEMKPLRLLPTEFYEALPLPTSDQTKPKKGKSWNALLFPEPFTKKTTKSNTLDETSITNNADPDVENVGAAQFQTAGQLAEDFLLAQEELARSFLRDNKKEDEEKDERESDNNFSKKKVSETVVDNDDEMLKKIKSLRNKYIDYLTENLENYFSEHGRVGDVDVQKSLEGSADTTTETPWWNLSSLRKRRSPRALRYELSEDDWASNMITKDVDLLPLGSVTPKQLVDTEQRTSNRLQLEDDTQKNNSNGYLKAMRKRVNSFVDILTRHVNEWYNTITKPVEDGKMVPDNSQPRTRGRRRN from the exons ATGACTTTTCCTAAGACCCCAATTTCGGGAGTGATATCTTTAATAATCACAATTATTGTGTCCTCCGTGTACGCCGAAGTATTTGTACAAGTAAATCTGAATAGGCCGCTCAATGATGTGAATGAAAAGTTTGTTAGTTTTACTGTGGAGCCGGCGGATTTGTATAGGGCGCTTGATGGCCCGAATAG GAAATCTTTAACGCATATGGCCACACTGCTTGGCAGTTCTTACATCAAATTCGCTAGCGATTATAACTTCATACCGGATACTGAAACGAAATATCGAAATCCAACAAAAACTATATGGAAGGGTTTCAATCGCTGGACCAG TGCTGTTAATTGGACGATGATTATCCCAATGCCATATAATGACGGCGAATGGGACCCTATGGAGTCCCTAAGGATATTAAACAGTTCTTATTTAACGGGTATTACTGATTGCATATGGCAGTTGGGTACAG AGTTTGGTCCAAGTGTCACGGAATATCTCAACgatttaaatactttaaacttGATGGTGGATTCATTCAATCCTTACGTCGATGACTGGGAAGTAACCGGCGCTGAAATTCCGTTAGGCAGCACTAGTGATGAGGTGAAACGCTATATTGAGTCATCTAAGGATTTTAGTGCTGCCTTCAACTGGTTGCa ACCCGCAGATCCTTCAACGTCAAACCCCTTGATCGGCTCAGCCTATGAACACGATCGCATTTTACGTGCCATGTTCTCTGAAAAGGTTCCTGTTTGGTTGAACTTCACTCCTAAGGATCGTGCCAAAAACTCCAAACAAAGGAGTAGCACCCCCAGCATCATTAGCAAAACGAATGCGGAGATCATCACCGATGCGCTGCGTTGGGCACAGACGCTGGGAGAGGCGGCGAGCTCAGGTTTTGATGCGGTCTTCCGTCGCACAGATCAAGATGATTTGGAATACTCTAGTCCAAGTTTCTTTGTGACAATGCTCTTCAAGAAAGTGATGGGCTCACGGGTTTTCCCTGCTCGTCCCTTCGCCATATTTCTTCGTACCAATAAGCTGTACACACATTGTGCAAATTCAATTTCGGGAGGTGTGGCTTTCATGATTGTCAATCATGATGATGATTCGAAACAAGTGTCTGTAAGGTCAAACTCAAAGCTACCGGGTGAAGAGTACTGGCAGTACATCCTaacatttaaaaagaataaCGCATATTTGAATAGTGAAAAGTTAACTATAAATTCCACATTGGAACCACAAGTGAAGACGAGGAGTCCAAATAAGGCGATGCAGTTGAATGCGCCGGCGAAATCTGTCGGCTTTTGGGTGCTGCCCAATGCTGAGTTGGAGCATTGCCAGTTCACAGAGATCGATGTTGACGATTTGGAGCAGGATCAGGAGTCGGCTGAGGATGAAGTGAATGTGATGAAGAGGCACATTTCGTCGTCGGACAAACTGTTGCAGCAGCTAATACACGAGACGGCGCTCCTGCATAGTGCTTCAATGAAACACGACCATCGTAGGCGTCGCTATGCCACTTTTTCAAATCGTGCAAGGCATATTGTGCTCGAAGACAAAGGTGAACACACGCAGACACTAACAAAACTTTTTGAGCCACTTTCCTTAGAGGAAAAGACACCTAAGAAACGAGAAGAAGTGTTAGAGTATAGACGGTTAACTGCACTCAAGTGGATTAAGGATTTACTCGACACAGCTCTGAAGGATCGGGAAGATTTGCTTTCACTTAAGCGAAATACTCGTAGCACCGATGATTACTTTGGCGCTATCTTTGGGGCGAATGGTGGTAGGAAGAAAGCGCctgtagttaaaaaaattatagaaatacgTAAACCCGAAAAGAAATCAACTAAACCCTCATACGATCCTGAACATTTTGACGAGGAggagttttttaagaaaatgggTTCAGAAAGTGAACCCGAATCGGCACGAGTGCCGGAGGGTGATGTGCATTTGAGACATATAACTAATGTTGACGGTGAAGATCTAAATAACTCCGATGAGAGAGGTAAGAGAAAAGCGGAAGCTAAGAAAATACACAGGACAAATGGAAAAGAAACTAGAAACGAAATGAAACCTTTGCGTCTGCTACCTACTGAGTTCTACGAAGCACTGCCACTACCAACTTCAGACCAAACGAAACCGAAGAAGGGTAAGAGTTGGAACGCTCTACTATTTCCTGAACCCTTCACCAAAAAAACAACCAAGAGTAACACACTCGATGAAACTTCGATAACAAACAATGCAGATCCTGATGTTGAAAACGTCGGAGCAGCGCAATTTCAGACCGCTGGCCAGCTGGCGGAGGATTTTCTGCTCGCACAAGAAGAACTTGCCCGCTCTTTTTTGCGCGACAACAAGAAAGAAGACGAAGAGAAAGATGAGAGAGAGAGCGACaataattttagcaaaaaaaaagttagtgaAACGGTCGTAGACAATGATGAcgaaatgttaaagaaaattaaatcgtTACGTAACAAATACATCGATTACTTGacagaaaatttggaaaactatTTCAGTGAGCACGGCAGGGTGGGCGATGTGGACGTGCAAAAGAGTTTAGAGGGATCTGCTGATACGACGACGGAAACACCTTGGTGGAATTTGAGTTCATTGCGTAAACGACGTTCCCCACGTGCGTTGCGATATGAGCTGTCAGAAGATGATTGGGCTTCGAATATGATCACCAAGGATGTAGACTTGCTGCCTTTGGGCAGTGTAACACCGAAACAGTTGGTGGATACGGAGCAACGAACTTCGAATAGATTGCAACTAGAGGATGATACTCAAAAAAACAACTCGAATGGATATTTGAAAGCAATGAGAAAGAGAGTAAACAGCTTCGTGGATATACTAACGCGGCATGTAAACGAATGGTACAATACAATCACAAAACCTGTAGAGGATGGAAAGATGGTTCCGGATAATAGTCAGCCAAGAACGAGAGGAAGGAGGAGAAATTGA
- the LOC128856049 gene encoding V-type proton ATPase 116 kDa subunit a 1-like, giving the protein MGDMFRSEKMALCQLFIQPEAAYATVSELGEIGCVQFRDLNDAVNSFQRRYVNDVGRCDELERQMNYIESELKLDGVIMKDLIDDDLPRALSPREIGELEATLERMETEIRELAQNNINLKSNYSELTELRMVLEKTQHFFQDVMDASSNLGADETNPQGRGQLGFVAGVLNRERSFAFERMLWRISRGNVYVKRADLEEPLLDPHSGVEVYKTVFVVFYQGEQLNTRIKKICNGFRSSLYPCPGDHGEREEMLRGVKTRLEDLKLVISQTADHRRLMLSNTITNLPRWMMMVKKMKAIYHTLNMFNVDVTKKCLIGEGWVPRNDLAKVMQALADGSASVGSTVPAFMNELEPMKSPPTFNRVNKFTNGFQHLIDAYGMANYREVNPALYSCITFPFLFAVMFGDLGHGFCIFLFALWMVLDEKRLSHKRGGEIWNIFFGGRYIILLLGLFSMYTGFLYNDIFSKSLNVFGSTWRVRYNTTTVLENPTLQLDPAVASIGTYPLGVDPIWQLADNKIIFLNTLKMKMSIILGVTHMIFGVCLSVVNFMYFKKYALIFLEFVPQILFLILLFGYMCFMMFYKWVKYSPKTDYLPDSPGCAPSVLIYFINMMLFSSSPQLEGCDEYMFDAQPQLERIFVVLAVICIPWILVGKPLYIMIMRKLKAKRQHAGISSLGKGEIEAGGQEEGEHDEEDDEPMSEIWIHQAIHMIEYILSTISHTASYLRLWALSLAHAELSEVLWNMVLSEALTLGGYGAAVALFFIFGAWVLLTIAIMILMEGLSAFLHTLRLHWVEFMSKFYYGAGYAFMPFSFKLLLRSDEDD; this is encoded by the exons ATGGGGGATATGTTTCGCAGTGAAAAGATGGCcctgtgccaattatttattcaacCGGAAGCTGCTTATGCCACCGTCTCCGAGTTAGGCGAGATCGGTTGTGTACAATTTCGTGAT TTGAATGACGCTGTCAATTCCTTCCAACGACGTTACGTCAATGATGTGGGGCGTTGCGATGAGCTCGAGCGGCAGATGAATTATATTGAAAGTGAACTGAAGTTGGATGGGGTGATTATGAAGGATTTGATAGACGATGATCTTCCACGTGCACTGAGTCCTCGTGAAATTGGTGAACTCGAGGCCACTTTGGAGAGAATGgagaccgaaatacgtgagcTCGCCCAAAATAACATAAATCTTAAGTCGAACTACTCTGAACTGACCGAGTTGCGCATGGTTTTGGAAAAGACACAACATTTCTTTCAAGATGTCATGGATGCTTCGTCGAATTTAGGCGCTGATGAGACAAATCCGCAGGGACGTGGTCAATTGGGTTTTGTGGCTGGTGTACTAAATCGTGAGCGTTCGTTCGCTTTCGAACGCATGTTGTGGCGCATTTCACGCGGGAATGTCTATGTGAAGCGCGCTGATTTGGAAGAACCGCTTTTAGACCCTCATAGCGGTGTTGAGGTGTATAAGACAGTGTTTGTGGTATTCTATCAGGGCGAGCAGTTGAATACTCGTATCAAGAAAATTTGCAATGGCTTTCGTTCTTCACTTTACCCCTGCCCTGGGGATCATGGCGAACGCGAAGAAATGTTGCGGGGCGTGAAGACACGCTTGGAAGATTTGAAACTGGTTATAAGTCAAactgctgaccacagacgtttaATGCTCTCGAACACTATTACAAATTTACCCCGTTGGATGATGATGGTGAAGAAAATGAAGGCCATATACCACACGCTGAATATGTTTAATGTGGACGTGACCAAGAAGTGCCTTATAGGTGAGGGTTGGGTGCCGAGGAACGACTTGGCAAAAGTTATGCAGGCGCTCGCAGATGGTTCGGCCTCGGTCGGGAGTACAGTGCCGGCTTTTATGAATGAACTAGAACCGATGAAGTCGCCACCGACTTTTAATCGTGTCAACAAGTTCACGAACGGTTTTCAGCATCTAATTGACGCCTATGGTATGGCCAACTACCGTGAAGTAAATCCAGCGCTCTATAGTTGCATTACATTCCCTTTCCTATTTGCGGTTATGTTTGGAGATTTGGGACACGGCTTCTGCATATTCTTATTTGCGCTCTGGATGGTTTTGGATGAGAAACGCTTAAGCCACAAGCGTGGCGGTGAAATctggaatatattttttggcGGTCGCTATATTATCTTGCTATTGGGACTCTTCTCCATGTACACAGGTTTTCTGTATaatgacattttttcaaagtcCCTCAATGTTTTCGGTTCTACTTGGAGAGTACGCTACAACACCACCACTGTACTGGAAAATCCCACCTTACAGTTAGATCCAGCGGTGGCCTCTATTGGAACGTACCCTTTGGGTGTCGATCCCATTTGGCAATTggctgataataaaattatttttctcaacaccttgaaaatgaaaatgtccATTATTCTTGGTGTGACCCATATGATTTTTGGCGTCTGCTTGTCGGTGGTGAACTTCATGTACTTCAAGAAGTATGCGCTGATATTTTTGGAATTCGTACCACAAATACTTTTCTTGATTTTGCTCTTCGGATACATGTGCTTCATGATGTTCTACAAGTGGGTGAAATATTCGCCAAAAACTGATTATCTACCCGATTCACCTGGCTGCGCACCATCGGtgttaatatatttcattaataTGATGCTATTCAGCAGTTCCCCACAGCTGGAAGGGTGCGATGAGTACATGTTTGATGCACAGCCGCAGCTAGAAAGGATTTTTGTTGTATTGGCAGTAATCTGCATTCCATGGATTCTGGTGGGCAAGCCATTGTATATAATGATTATGCGGAAACTCAAA GCTAAGCGGCAACATGCGGGTATCTCGTCTTTGGGTAAAGGAGAAATTGAAGCTGGCGGACAAGAGGAAGGCGAAcatgatgaagaagacgatgagCCGATGAGCGAAATATGGATACACCAAGCTATACACATGATTGAGTACATCCTAAGCACTATTTCGCATACAGCTTCTTATTTGCGTTTGTGGGCTCTATCGTTGGCGCATGCGG AACTCTCTGAGGTGCTGTGGAATATGGTGCTTTCGGAGGCCCTTACACTCGGTGGCTACGGAGCAGCGGTCGCTTTGTTCTTCATTTTTGGTGCCTGGGTTTTGTTGACAATCGCCATCATGATTTTGATGGAGGGTTTGTCGGCCTTTTTGCACACTTTGCGCTTACATTG GGTTGAATTTATGAGTAAATTTTATTATGGCGCCGGATATGCCTTCATGCCATTCAGTTTCAAACTGTTATTGCGGAGTGATGAGGACGATTAA